CACGATCGTGAGCAAGCGGAAACTCCTCCTCCTCGTGGAGGACGGACACGTCTCGGGCTGGGACGACCCGCGCATGCCCACGCTGGCCGGCTTCCGGCGCCGCGGGATCCCTCCCGATGCGATTCGGACCTTCTGCCGGCAGGTCGGGATCGGAAAAGCCGACAACCGGGTGGAGATCGCCACCCTTGAATGGGCGGTGCGCGAGGCGCTGAACCGGCGTGCGCCGCGCGTGCTCGCGGTGCTGCGCCCCCTCGAGGTCATGATCGACAACTACCCGGAAGGCGAGGTTGACTGGATCGAAGCCCCGTACTTTCCGCGCGGCGCCGCTGCCCCGCCGGAGGGGTGGCCGGAAGCGCGGAAGGTCCCGTTCACCCGCGTCCTCTACATCGAGCGGGACGACTTCGCCGAGGAGCCGACCCCTGGCTTTCGCCGGCTCGCCCCCGGACGCGAGGTGCGCCTGCGGCACGGCTATTTCATCACCTGCCGCCGCGTGGAGAAGGACGACGCCGGCCGGATCGTGCGCCTGCACTGCACGTACGACCCGGAGACGCGAAGCGGATCGGCGCCGGACGGGCGTCGGCCGGCGGGTACGATCCACTGGGTGTCCGCCACGGAGTCCGTGCCGATGGAGGTCCGCCTCTACGACCGCCTGTTCCGCGTCTCGAACCCGGCCGGAGACGCCGAAGGCCTGCGGGAGAGCCTGAACCCGGACTCGCTGCAGATCCTGACGGACGCGCGCGGCGAGCCGAGCCTGGCCGACGGTCCGCCCGAGACGGCCTGGCAGTTCGAGCGGCTGGGCTACTTCGTCCCGGACCGGGCCACGAGAGCCGCGGCCGCGGACGCAGACGGCGCGGATGGCGCGGGCGGCGACGCCCCGGCCGGCGGCCCGCTCGTCTTCAACCGGACGGTGACGCTCCGCGACGCCTGGAGCCGGCGCGCGAAGTCGGACGGAACCCGCGACGCCGACGCCACGGAGGCGCGGACCCCGGCGGAAGACGGGGCGACCGAGTCGGCGGTCCCCGGCATCGACTCGGCGCGGGAGGCCCGCGATGCGGCGAGGCGCGCCGACCCCGCGCTCCAGGCGGCCTTCGACCGCTTTCGGGATCCGCTGGGGCTGCCGGACGAACTTGCCGACCTGCTCAGTGGTTCCGCCGAATCGGTGCAGTATTATGAGCGGGCGATCCGCGGCGGCGCAGATCCGGCCGCCGTCGCGACCTGGCTCGTGCACGAGGTCCGCGGCGCCGGCGGCAGCGAAGGTGACGCGGGCGCACTCGATCCGGAGGCGCTGGCCGAGCTGGTGGAACTCGTCCTCGAACGCTCGATCTCGCGGGCGGTGGCGAAGTCGCTCCTGGCGCGACTCGTGGCGGAGGGCGGCAGCCCCCGGGAGATCGTCGGGCGCGAGGGGCTGGGCCGGATCGGCGATGCGGAGCAGATTCGCGAGGTCGTCGACGGTGTCGTGGCCGCTCATCCGGCCGAGGTGGCGCGCTATGCCGCCGGGCACACCGGCCTCGCCGGTTTTTTCGTGGGCCAGGTCATGCGCGCGACGCACGGGCGCGCGGACCCGGCCATCGTGAGGGAACTCCTCGAGGAGAGTCTCAATGACGCTACGTGAAGCGGTGCTTCGATCGCGCCGGTATGCCCGCGGCGGGTTTCTCGTACTCGCGCTTGGCGGGCTGACGCCGGCCACGGCGCTCGAAGCGCAGGACCCGGTGCCCGCGGACAGCGTGATCTCGCTCGGGGAGTTGATCGTCTCGGCGCTCCGCGCCCCGACGTCCGTGGGAGAGGTCCCCGTCAACGTGACGACCGTGACGCGCGAGGAGCTGCGTCTCTCCGCCGCGCAGACGCTCCAGGATGTCCTTCAGGAGGTGCCCGGACTCAACTTCCGCTTCCCCTTCCAGGCGGGCGTCGCGCACCCCTCATGGCAGGCCGTGACCCTGCGCGGGCTGGGGGGCACCGCGGCCAGCCGGACGCTCGTCCTGGTCGACGGCGTCCCGCTGAACGACCCGTACTTCGGCTGGGTGCGCTGGAGCCAGGTGCCGGTCGAAGTCATCGAGCGCATCGAGATCGTGCGCGGCGGGGCCACGGTCAGCTGGGGGAGTCAGAGCCTCGCGGGCGTCGTCCACGTGATCACCCGCTCGGGTGGCGGCGGCGGATTCTCCGCGAGCGCGCAGGGAGGGAGCCAGTCCACCTTCCGCGGCGACGCGATGGCGTCCTTCGGCGACGACCGCGCCGGCGGCTACGTGGCCGGCGAGCTCTTCAACAGCGACGGCTACATCCTGACCGAGCCCAGCCTGCGTGGCGCCGTGGACATCCCCTCCGCGTCGAGCCACGGGGCCCTCCGCGCGAAGGTCGAGTTCCAGGCCGGGGACCGCCTGCGCATCCACGCCCAGGGGAACTACTTCGACCAGGACAAGGACAACGCGACGCCCCTCCGGAACAACACGACGGAAGCGGGATTCGGGCAGGTCGGGGCCACGCTGACGACCGGCGAGACGTCTTCGCTCGCGTTCAACGCCTACATGCAGTCGCAGTCCTACGTGAACTCGTTCTCGGGGGTCGAGGCGGGCCGAAACAGCGAGGAGCCGTCCATCAGCCAGGACGTTCCCTCATCGGGCGTGGGCGCCAACCTGGTGTGGAGCGGGGAAGCCGGCACCATAGGCGTCGATTTCCTGCGCGCGACGGGGTCCGCGACGGAGCGGTACCTGTACCGGGACGGCGCCTTCGCGAGGCAGCGTGAGACCGGAGGCGATCAGACCCTGTTCGGCCTCTTCAGCCAGCTTCAGACTGATCTCGGCGACCGGTGGCGGTTATGGTCCGGTGGTCGGCTCGACGTGTGGCGCAACTCGTCCGGATCGCGGCACATCCTCAATACGGCGGACCGCAGCGTGCTCACGGATGATGCGTTCGAAGACCGCAGCGGGACGCAGTTCAGCCTGAATACCGGCATCCTGTACGATGCTTCCGAACAGGTCGCGCTGCGGGCGAGCGTCTACACCGGCCTGCGCGTCCCGACGCTGAACGAACTTTACAAGCCGTTCCGCGCAGCCGGGAACGTCGTCAACGAGTCGAACGAGGCGCTGAATCCGGAAAAGGTCACGGGCCTCGAGATCGGCGTGGACTTTCAGCCCGATCCCGCCGTGCTGGTCCGGCTGACCGGTTTCCACTCGTCCGTGCGCAACGCGATCACCGACGTGACGATCCAGGAAGCCGAGACGTCCGGCGTCATCCAGCCGTGCGGCTTCGTGGCGGCCGGTGGCGTGTGCCGGCGACGCGACAATGTGGGAACGCTGCGCAGCGTCGGCCTCGAGACGGAGATCGAACTGCGGCCATCCGCTGTCTGGCTGCTGGCGGTGAACCACCAGTACAACCCGACCGAGGTCACCGACGCGCCGGGCCGCCCGGACCTGATCGGCAACGAGGTGCAGGGGAGCCCGACCCACCGCGCCATGCTGCGCGTCGGGCATATCGACCCGTCGACGCTGGAGGTGGTCGCGACGGCCCGGTACCTGGGCGCCCGGTTCGACAACGACCTCAACACGGGGGAGATCGCGGGCTCATTCCTCCTGGATGTCCGGTTTCGCCGTCAGCTGACGAGCCGGCTGAGCGCGTTCGCGAGCGTGCAGAACCTCTTCGACGCGATCGCGGAGATGTCCCACGACGCGAACGGGTTCATTCGCGTGGGCGCGCCGCGCACGCTGATCGGCGGTCTGCGGGTGCGGTTCGGCGGCTGAACGAGGCGCGACAGCCGGCTACGGCCCGGGCCGGCCGCGTGCGCCGCTTCGGGTACGGCCGGCGGCTCAGTCGTCGAGCGTGAGCTGCGCCGTGAGCGCGTCGATCTCCCGGCGGAGTTCGGCCACGAGGTCGTCCAGCGGGACGATCCGGCTCTCGCGGACGCCGCGGTGGCTGAGTTCCGCGCCCCCCGCCTCCAGCGAGCGTTCGCCGATGACGAGGCGCAGCGGGAGGCCGCGCAGGTCGGCGTCGTTGAACTTCACGCCGGCGCGGAGTTCCCGCCGGTCGTCGTAGATCACCTCGATCCCGGCGGCGCACAGCTCCTCGAACACCCGGTCCGCCGTCTCCCACGTCGCCTCCTCCCGCGCGAGCACGACGAGCGAGACGTGATACGGAGCGACGGAGATCGGCAGCTTGAGGCCGTAGTCGTCCCGGTGTTCCTCGGCCACGCAGGCCAGGAGGCGCCCGGTCCCGATCCCGTACGAGCCCATCCAGATCGGGCGCTCGACCCCCTCCTCATCCGCGTACATCGCCCCCAGCCCCTCGGAGTAGCGGGTGCCGAGCTGGAAGATGTTCCCCACCTCCACGCCGCGCGCCATGCGCAGCCCTTCGCCACAGCGCCCGCACGGCGCGCCCTCGAAGGCGAGCGCGACGGGGCCGACGACCGTGGGCTCGTAGTCCCGGCCGCAGCAGACGTTGCGGAGGTGATAGTCCGTCTCGTTCGCTCCGAGCACCAGGTTCGGGGATTCCGTCACCCAGCGGTCGACGACGAAGATCGCGGCCCCTGGCTCCACCCCCACCGGCGAGGCGAATCCGGGCACCATCCCGGCCGCGGCGATCTCCTCCTCGTGCGCCGGGCGAAGCTCGAGCGCGCCCGTGAGATTCTGGACCTGGATCGGGTTCGCCTCGAGGTCGCCGCGCACGATCGCCGCGATCAGCTTCTCTTCGCGCGCCCCCTCCTCCCCGGCGAAGCTGCCCATGTAGAAGACCATCTTCCCGGTCTCCGGGGCAGAGACCCCGAGCAGTCCCGTGACCTCCTCGATCGTGGACGTGCCGGGCGTGTGGACGCGCTCGACCGGCGACATCCCGCCCTCCCGGGGCTCGAGCGCGAACTCGGCGACCTCGCGGTTCGCCGCGTAGCCGCAGGCGTCGCAGAGCGCGAGGCTGTCTTCGCCGATCGGCGTCACGTACATGAACTCGTGCGCGATCTTGCCGCCCATCATGCCCGTGTCGCTCCGCACGGCCGTGAGCGGCAGCGCGCAGCGGCGTCCGATGCGCTCGTACGCCTCGTAGTGCCGGTCGTACTGCTCCGCGAGCCCCTCCGGATCCCGGTCGAGCGAATAGGAGTCCTTCATGATGAACTCGCGCACGCGAATCAGCCCGCCGCGGGAACGGAGTTCGTCCCGGAACTTGGTCTGCATGTGATAGACCATGGCCGGGAGCTGCCGGTAGGACTGGATCTCCGACGCCGCGTGGAAGGCCACGACTTCCTCGTGCGTCATCGCCAGCAGCAGGTCCCGCTCGCGGCGGTCGACGAACCGGGCCATCGTCGCATCGATGTCGTACCAGCGGCCCGTCGCCTGCCACAGCTCCGCCGGATGCACGACGGGCATCGACAGCTCCTGTCCGTCGATCCGGTCCATCTCCTCGCGCAGGATCTGCTCGATCTTCCGCAGCGACCGCCACGCGAGAGGCAGGTAGGAGAAGATGCCCGCCGCGAGCTGGCGGACGTAGCCGGCCCTCAGGAGGAGGCTGTGGGACTCGATCTCCGTTTCCCCCGGCGCCTGGCGCAGGGTCATGCCGAAGAGGTTCGAGACTCGCTGTCCTGTACGTTCGGTTCGATTCACGGGTCGACCGCTTAAGGGGGGTGACGAATGGCCGTCGGACGGCGCGGCGAGAGACACGCGACGCTAACCGGCCCGCTGTCCGCAGGCCAGCATCGCGATAAGATACCGGCCCGGCAGCGATGCGACTTCATCCCGGAGTAACCCGTGTTCCGAAGGTTCCGAAGGCCCGTACCCCATGTGATATCCCTCGCGACCGCCGTCCTCGCCTCGGCGTTGACGATTCCGGTCGCCGCCCGTCCGCTTCACGGCCAGGAGCCGCCGGAGACGGGCGAGTCGAGGGAGCCGAAGGCGGAACTCTCGGCGCTGCACGACATCGTGGCGGCGGTTTCGGTCTCGCGGGTGGAGGCGGACATCCGGCGGCTCGCGGGCTTCGGCACCCGTCACACGCTGTCGGACACGCTGTCCGACACCCGCGGGATCGGAGCCGCCCGGCGCTGGATCAAGGCCGAGTTCGACGCGATTTCCGCGACGTGCGGCGGGTGCCTGGAGGTCTCGTACCAGACGTCCCTCGTCATGGGCGCGGCGCGCATCCCCGACACGACGGCCGTCGTCAACGTGCTCGCGATCCAGCGCGGGACGACGGACCCGGGCCGCTACGTCGTGATGTCGGGGGATATCGACTCGCGCGCCACGGGCGCGCTGGATGGCGTCACCGACGCGCCCGGCGCGAACGACAACGCGTCCGGGATGGCCGGCGTCCTGGAGGCCGCCCGCGTCCTCACGCAGTACGAGTTCAACGGGTCCATCATCTACGCGGGGCTCTCCGGCGAGGAGCAGGGGCTGTTCGGCGGGCGGCACATGGCCCGGGTCGCGCTCGACGAGGGCTGGCGCCTCGAGGCGGTGCTGAACAACGACATGATCGGCAACATCCAGGGCCAGAACGGCGTCTCGGATAACACGATCGCGCGCATCTTCGCCGAGGGCACGCGCGCGGACGAAACCGAGCAGGTCGCCGCGCGGCGGCGCGTCACCGGGGGCGAGGTGGACTCGCCGTCGCGGAATCTCGCCCGTTTCGTCGACCGCCTCGTGGACGGCTACGTCCCGAATCTGGACATGATGATGGTGTACCGGCTGGACCGGTTCGGACGCGGCGGGCACCACCGGCCGTTCAACGACGTCGGCTTCCCCGCCGTGCGGATCATGGAGGCGAACGAGGACTACCGGCGCCAGCACCAGGACATCCGCGTGGAGGATGGCGTCGAATACGGCGACGTCATCGATGAGGTCGAGTTCGATTTCGCCGCGAAGCTGACGGCGGTGAACGCGATCTCGCTCGCCGCCATGGCCTGGGCTCCCGCGCCGCCGCGGAACGTGGCGATCCAGGGCGCCGTCCGGCCGTCCACGACGCTGCGGTGGGATCCCGTCCCCTCCGACCACGCCCCGAACCTCGCGGGCTACCGCATCTACTGGCGGCTCACCGATGCGCCGCAGTGGCAGTGGAGCGTCTTCGCGGGCGACGTGACCGAGCACACGCTCGAGAACATCGTCATCGACAACTACCTCTTCGGCGTGGCCAGCGTGTCCGAGGACGGCTACGAGAGTCCCGTCGTCTTCCCGTGGCCCATCGGCGCCTACGAGCCGCTGGAGTGGATCGCGCGCGACCGCGGCAACTAGCCACGGGCCGCACGGCCGGGGCTCGGACTGCTAGGCGCGGCGCCAGGCCCAGCGGAAGAGGACGAAGCAGAACAGCAGCGCGACGGCGATCCACAGCCCGCCCCACACGAGCGTGGGGATGCCGGTGAGTTCGGCCAGCATCCGGGCGTCAGACCGCAGCTCCGGACGGTCGAGGATGTCGCTCTTGATGTCCAACACCGCGTAGAGGCAACTCGTGAGGCCGAGCGCGGTGAGGAGGACGCGGTTCACGCCGGCGCCCGCCCGCCACGCCACCGCGAGGAGCGCCGCGGAGAAGGCGACCCCGAACGCGAAGGCGAAGGACTCCTGCGTGTAGAGCAGCGTCGCGCCTCCCACGACCAGGGCGAGGGCCGCTGAAAACCACGAACTGAGCGCCGGGAAGCGTTCCGCGCCCCAGATCATCAGCCCGCCCCACAGCAGACTTCCGAGATACCCCGCGGACAGGCTGAGGAACGGATTCCCGCCGGGGCACCGGCACAGTCCCCCCTCGAGCGGCGTCACCTCGATGGCGAGGATCCGCCCCCCCGTCGCCAGCGTCGCGAGCCCGTGGCTGATCTCGTGCAGCAG
This genomic window from Candidatus Palauibacter polyketidifaciens contains:
- a CDS encoding TonB-dependent receptor, which translates into the protein MTLREAVLRSRRYARGGFLVLALGGLTPATALEAQDPVPADSVISLGELIVSALRAPTSVGEVPVNVTTVTREELRLSAAQTLQDVLQEVPGLNFRFPFQAGVAHPSWQAVTLRGLGGTAASRTLVLVDGVPLNDPYFGWVRWSQVPVEVIERIEIVRGGATVSWGSQSLAGVVHVITRSGGGGGFSASAQGGSQSTFRGDAMASFGDDRAGGYVAGELFNSDGYILTEPSLRGAVDIPSASSHGALRAKVEFQAGDRLRIHAQGNYFDQDKDNATPLRNNTTEAGFGQVGATLTTGETSSLAFNAYMQSQSYVNSFSGVEAGRNSEEPSISQDVPSSGVGANLVWSGEAGTIGVDFLRATGSATERYLYRDGAFARQRETGGDQTLFGLFSQLQTDLGDRWRLWSGGRLDVWRNSSGSRHILNTADRSVLTDDAFEDRSGTQFSLNTGILYDASEQVALRASVYTGLRVPTLNELYKPFRAAGNVVNESNEALNPEKVTGLEIGVDFQPDPAVLVRLTGFHSSVRNAITDVTIQEAETSGVIQPCGFVAAGGVCRRRDNVGTLRSVGLETEIELRPSAVWLLAVNHQYNPTEVTDAPGRPDLIGNEVQGSPTHRAMLRVGHIDPSTLEVVATARYLGARFDNDLNTGEIAGSFLLDVRFRRQLTSRLSAFASVQNLFDAIAEMSHDANGFIRVGAPRTLIGGLRVRFGG
- a CDS encoding M50 family metallopeptidase, which gives rise to MNDQSKRRVRFLAAFVGLFAAVWLLWDTPFVYPVKLFVVLLHEISHGLATLATGGRILAIEVTPLEGGLCRCPGGNPFLSLSAGYLGSLLWGGLMIWGAERFPALSSWFSAALALVVGGATLLYTQESFAFAFGVAFSAALLAVAWRAGAGVNRVLLTALGLTSCLYAVLDIKSDILDRPELRSDARMLAELTGIPTLVWGGLWIAVALLFCFVLFRWAWRRA
- a CDS encoding glutamine--tRNA ligase/YqeY domain fusion protein; its protein translation is MPQRERLDFIRQIVAEDVLSGRHGGRVLTRFPPEPNGFLHVGHASAICLDFEVAREYGGRTTLRMDDTNPTTEDPSYVEAIARDIRWLGFEWDGEIRYASDYFGALYRMALRMIEDGFAYVDSLSEEEIRAHRGSVREPSRPSPFRDRSAEENLDLFRRMRAGEFEDGEHVLRARIDLASSNMKLRDPLMYRIRHAHHYRTGDEWPIYPFYDWAHGQSDAIEGITHSFCTLEFQDNRALYDWFIEHTRPASARIDRVPGAEGGGGEALGSWDPRPRQYEFARRNLDYTIVSKRKLLLLVEDGHVSGWDDPRMPTLAGFRRRGIPPDAIRTFCRQVGIGKADNRVEIATLEWAVREALNRRAPRVLAVLRPLEVMIDNYPEGEVDWIEAPYFPRGAAAPPEGWPEARKVPFTRVLYIERDDFAEEPTPGFRRLAPGREVRLRHGYFITCRRVEKDDAGRIVRLHCTYDPETRSGSAPDGRRPAGTIHWVSATESVPMEVRLYDRLFRVSNPAGDAEGLRESLNPDSLQILTDARGEPSLADGPPETAWQFERLGYFVPDRATRAAAADADGADGAGGDAPAGGPLVFNRTVTLRDAWSRRAKSDGTRDADATEARTPAEDGATESAVPGIDSAREARDAARRADPALQAAFDRFRDPLGLPDELADLLSGSAESVQYYERAIRGGADPAAVATWLVHEVRGAGGSEGDAGALDPEALAELVELVLERSISRAVAKSLLARLVAEGGSPREIVGREGLGRIGDAEQIREVVDGVVAAHPAEVARYAAGHTGLAGFFVGQVMRATHGRADPAIVRELLEESLNDAT
- a CDS encoding proline--tRNA ligase, whose translation is MNRTERTGQRVSNLFGMTLRQAPGETEIESHSLLLRAGYVRQLAAGIFSYLPLAWRSLRKIEQILREEMDRIDGQELSMPVVHPAELWQATGRWYDIDATMARFVDRRERDLLLAMTHEEVVAFHAASEIQSYRQLPAMVYHMQTKFRDELRSRGGLIRVREFIMKDSYSLDRDPEGLAEQYDRHYEAYERIGRRCALPLTAVRSDTGMMGGKIAHEFMYVTPIGEDSLALCDACGYAANREVAEFALEPREGGMSPVERVHTPGTSTIEEVTGLLGVSAPETGKMVFYMGSFAGEEGAREEKLIAAIVRGDLEANPIQVQNLTGALELRPAHEEEIAAAGMVPGFASPVGVEPGAAIFVVDRWVTESPNLVLGANETDYHLRNVCCGRDYEPTVVGPVALAFEGAPCGRCGEGLRMARGVEVGNIFQLGTRYSEGLGAMYADEEGVERPIWMGSYGIGTGRLLACVAEEHRDDYGLKLPISVAPYHVSLVVLAREEATWETADRVFEELCAAGIEVIYDDRRELRAGVKFNDADLRGLPLRLVIGERSLEAGGAELSHRGVRESRIVPLDDLVAELRREIDALTAQLTLDD
- a CDS encoding M28 family metallopeptidase; this encodes MFRRFRRPVPHVISLATAVLASALTIPVAARPLHGQEPPETGESREPKAELSALHDIVAAVSVSRVEADIRRLAGFGTRHTLSDTLSDTRGIGAARRWIKAEFDAISATCGGCLEVSYQTSLVMGAARIPDTTAVVNVLAIQRGTTDPGRYVVMSGDIDSRATGALDGVTDAPGANDNASGMAGVLEAARVLTQYEFNGSIIYAGLSGEEQGLFGGRHMARVALDEGWRLEAVLNNDMIGNIQGQNGVSDNTIARIFAEGTRADETEQVAARRRVTGGEVDSPSRNLARFVDRLVDGYVPNLDMMMVYRLDRFGRGGHHRPFNDVGFPAVRIMEANEDYRRQHQDIRVEDGVEYGDVIDEVEFDFAAKLTAVNAISLAAMAWAPAPPRNVAIQGAVRPSTTLRWDPVPSDHAPNLAGYRIYWRLTDAPQWQWSVFAGDVTEHTLENIVIDNYLFGVASVSEDGYESPVVFPWPIGAYEPLEWIARDRGN